The Orcinus orca chromosome 16, mOrcOrc1.1, whole genome shotgun sequence genome includes a window with the following:
- the COPS6 gene encoding COP9 signalosome complex subunit 6 isoform X2, with protein MAAAAAAAAPTANGTGGSSGMEVDAAVVPSVMASGVTGSVSVALHPLVILNISDHWIRMRSQEGRPMQVIGALIGKQEGRNIEVMNSFELLSHTVEEKIIIDKEYYYTKEEQFKQVFKELEFLGWYTTGGPPDPSDIHVHKQVCEIIESPLFLKLNPMTKHTDLPVSVFESVIDIINGEATMLFAELTYTLATEEAERIGVDHVARMTATGSGENSTVAEHLIAQHSAIKMLHSRVKLILEYVKASEAGEVPFNHEILREAYALCHCLPVLSTDKFKTDFYDQCNDVGLMAYLGTITKTCNTMNQFVNKFNVLYDRQGIGRRMRGLFF; from the exons atggcggcggcggcggcggcggcggcccctaCGGCGAACGGGACCGGAGGGAGCAGCGGGATGGAGGTGGATGCAGCAG TCGTGCCCAGCGTGATGGCCTCCGGAGTGACTGGCAGCGTTTCAGTCGCTCTTCATCCCCTCGTCATTCTCAACATCTCAGATCATTGGATTCGCATGCGCTCGCAGGAGGGGCGGCCTATGCAGG TGATTGGGGCTCTGATCGGGAAGCAGGAGGGCCGAAATATCGAGGTGATGAACTCCTTTGAGCTGCTGTCCCACACCGTGGAAGAGAAGATTATCATTGACAAGGAATATTATTACACCAAGGAGGAGCAGT TTAAACAGGTATTCAAGGAGCTGGAGTTCCTCGGTTGGTATACCACAGGGGGGCCGCCTGACCCCTCCGACATCCACGTCCATAAGCAG GTGTGCGAGATAATTGAGAGCCCTCTGTTTCTTAAGTTGAACCCTATGACCAAGCACACAGAT CTTCCCGTCAGCGTTTTTGAGTCTGTCATAGATATAATCAATGGAGAG GCCACAATGCTGTTTGCTGAGCTGACCTACACTCTGGCCACAGAGGAAGCTGAACGCATTGGTGTGGACCACGTGGCACGAATGACAGCAACAGGCAGTGGAGAGAACTCCACTG TGGCTGAACACCTGATCGCACAGCACAGTGCCATCAAGATGCTGCACAGCCGCGTCAAGCTCATCTTGGAGTACGTCAAGGCCTCCGAAGCAG GCGAGGTCCCCTTTAACCATGAGATCCTGCGTGAGGCCTATGCTCTGTGTCACTGCCTCCCAGTGCTCAGCACAGACAAGTTCAAGACAGACTTCTACGAT CAATGCAATGACGTGGGGCTCATGGCCTACCTTGGCACCATCACCAAGACGTGCAACACCATGAACCAGTTTGTGAACAAGTTCAATGTCCTCTATGACCGACaaggcattggcaggcggatgcggGGGCTCTTCTTCTGA
- the COPS6 gene encoding COP9 signalosome complex subunit 6 isoform X1, which yields MAAAAAAAAPTANGTGGSSGMEVDAAVVPSVMASGVTGSVSVALHPLVILNISDHWIRMRSQEGRPMQVIGALIGKQEGRNIEVMNSFELLSHTVEEKIIIDKEYYYTKEEQFKQVFKELEFLGWYTTGGPPDPSDIHVHKQVCEIIESPLFLKLNPMTKHTDLPVSVFESVIDIINGEATMLFAELTYTLATEEAERIGVDHVARMTATGSGENSTVAEHLIAQHSAIKMLHSRVKLILEYVKASEAASVVPLGEVPFNHEILREAYALCHCLPVLSTDKFKTDFYDQCNDVGLMAYLGTITKTCNTMNQFVNKFNVLYDRQGIGRRMRGLFF from the exons atggcggcggcggcggcggcggcggcccctaCGGCGAACGGGACCGGAGGGAGCAGCGGGATGGAGGTGGATGCAGCAG TCGTGCCCAGCGTGATGGCCTCCGGAGTGACTGGCAGCGTTTCAGTCGCTCTTCATCCCCTCGTCATTCTCAACATCTCAGATCATTGGATTCGCATGCGCTCGCAGGAGGGGCGGCCTATGCAGG TGATTGGGGCTCTGATCGGGAAGCAGGAGGGCCGAAATATCGAGGTGATGAACTCCTTTGAGCTGCTGTCCCACACCGTGGAAGAGAAGATTATCATTGACAAGGAATATTATTACACCAAGGAGGAGCAGT TTAAACAGGTATTCAAGGAGCTGGAGTTCCTCGGTTGGTATACCACAGGGGGGCCGCCTGACCCCTCCGACATCCACGTCCATAAGCAG GTGTGCGAGATAATTGAGAGCCCTCTGTTTCTTAAGTTGAACCCTATGACCAAGCACACAGAT CTTCCCGTCAGCGTTTTTGAGTCTGTCATAGATATAATCAATGGAGAG GCCACAATGCTGTTTGCTGAGCTGACCTACACTCTGGCCACAGAGGAAGCTGAACGCATTGGTGTGGACCACGTGGCACGAATGACAGCAACAGGCAGTGGAGAGAACTCCACTG TGGCTGAACACCTGATCGCACAGCACAGTGCCATCAAGATGCTGCACAGCCGCGTCAAGCTCATCTTGGAGTACGTCAAGGCCTCCGAAGCAG CCTCTGTTGTGCCTTTAGGCGAGGTCCCCTTTAACCATGAGATCCTGCGTGAGGCCTATGCTCTGTGTCACTGCCTCCCAGTGCTCAGCACAGACAAGTTCAAGACAGACTTCTACGAT CAATGCAATGACGTGGGGCTCATGGCCTACCTTGGCACCATCACCAAGACGTGCAACACCATGAACCAGTTTGTGAACAAGTTCAATGTCCTCTATGACCGACaaggcattggcaggcggatgcggGGGCTCTTCTTCTGA